The following are encoded in a window of Bos indicus isolate NIAB-ARS_2022 breed Sahiwal x Tharparkar chromosome 21, NIAB-ARS_B.indTharparkar_mat_pri_1.0, whole genome shotgun sequence genomic DNA:
- the AMN gene encoding protein amnionless isoform X2, which translates to MGAPGLVLLWLQLCALTPAAYKVWVPNTNFDDATNWSQNRPPCAGAAVEFPADKTLSVLVREGHSISDMLLPLDGEFVLASGAGFGAADAGSRPDCGPGARARFLDPDRFLWLDPRLWRPGDAGRGLFSVDAERVPCRHDDVVFPADASFRVGLGPGAGTVRVRSVQALGQTFARDEDLTAFLASRAGRLRFHGPGALSVDPEACADPSGCVCGNAEAQPWICAALLQPLGGGCPQAACLEPLRPEGQCCDLCGAVVSLTHGPAFDLQQYRARLLHAFLALPQYQGLQVAVSKVPRPPGLREASDAKADTEIQVVLVEAGPETGGAGRLARALLADIAEHGGGGATRRPPLGPGRRWASTTRCSTRRTPRRR; encoded by the exons ATGGGCGCACCGGGCCTGGTGCTGCTGTGGCTGCAGCTGTGCG ccctgacGCCGGCCGCCTACAAAGTCTGGGTCCCCAACACCAACTTTGACGATGCCACCAACTGGAGCCAGAACCGGCCCCCGTGTGCGGGCGCTGCTGTGGAGTTCCCCGCGGACAAG ACGCTGTCAGTCCTGGTGCGAGAAGGTCACAGCATCTCAGACATG ctcctgccgcTGGACGGGGAATTCGTCCTGGCCTCGGGAGCTGGATTCGGCGCCGCGGACGCCGGCTCGCGCCCGGACTGCGGCCCAG GAGCCCGCGCGCGCTTCCTCGACCCCGACCGCTTCCTGTGGCTCGATCCGCGCCTGTGGCGCCCCGGGGACGCGGGGCGCGGCCTCTTCTCCGTGGACGCCGAGCGCGTGCCCTGCCGCCACGACGACGTCGTCTTCCCGGCCGACGCCTCCTTCCGCGTGGGCCTGGGCCCGGGCGCCGGCACCGTGCGCGTCCGCAGCGTCCAGGCGCTGGGCCAG ACGTTCGCGCGCGACGAGGACCTGACGGCTTTCCTGGCGTCCCGCGCGGGCCGCCTGCGCTTCCACGGGCCGGGCGCTCTAAGCGTGGACCCCGAGGCCTGCGCGGACCCGTCGGGCTGCGTCTGCGGCAACGCCGAG GCGCAGCCGTGGATCTGCGCCGCACTGCTCCAACCCCTGGGTGGCGGCTGCCCCCAGGCCGCCTGCCTGGAGCCCCTCCGGCCCGAAGGGCAGTGCTGCGACCTCTGCG GAGCTGTCGTGTCGCTGACCCACGGCCCTGCCTTTGACCTGCAGCAGTACCGGGCGCGGCTGCTGCACGCCTTCCTGGCTCTG CCCCAGTACCAGGGGCTGCAAGTGGCCGTGTCCAAGGTCCCGCGCCCGCCCGGGCTCCGCGAAGCCTCAGACGCGAAGGCGGACACGGAGATCCAGGTGGTGCTGGTAGAGGCCGGGCCCGAGACCGGCGGCGCGGGGCGCCTGGCCCGGGCCCTCCTGGCGGACATCGCGGAGCACG GTGGAGGAGGCGCGACGAGGCGGCCCCCGCTCGGGCCGGGGCGCCGCTGGGCTTCCACAACCCGGTGTTCTACGCGGCGGACTCCGCGGAGGCGGTGA
- the AMN gene encoding protein amnionless isoform X1 produces MGAPGLVLLWLQLCALTPAAYKVWVPNTNFDDATNWSQNRPPCAGAAVEFPADKTLSVLVREGHSISDMLLPLDGEFVLASGAGFGAADAGSRPDCGPGARARFLDPDRFLWLDPRLWRPGDAGRGLFSVDAERVPCRHDDVVFPADASFRVGLGPGAGTVRVRSVQALGQTFARDEDLTAFLASRAGRLRFHGPGALSVDPEACADPSGCVCGNAEAQPWICAALLQPLGGGCPQAACLEPLRPEGQCCDLCGAVVSLTHGPAFDLQQYRARLLHAFLALPQYQGLQVAVSKVPRPPGLREASDAKADTEIQVVLVEAGPETGGAGRLARALLADIAEHGEALGILSATARESGAPVWGGSAAGLNAPARAGLAGGLAAAGLLVLTALLAGALLLRREGRLRWRRRDEAAPARAGAPLGFHNPVFYAADSAEALPAPKSDQRSSSRSYFLNPLFGEAEAEA; encoded by the exons ATGGGCGCACCGGGCCTGGTGCTGCTGTGGCTGCAGCTGTGCG ccctgacGCCGGCCGCCTACAAAGTCTGGGTCCCCAACACCAACTTTGACGATGCCACCAACTGGAGCCAGAACCGGCCCCCGTGTGCGGGCGCTGCTGTGGAGTTCCCCGCGGACAAG ACGCTGTCAGTCCTGGTGCGAGAAGGTCACAGCATCTCAGACATG ctcctgccgcTGGACGGGGAATTCGTCCTGGCCTCGGGAGCTGGATTCGGCGCCGCGGACGCCGGCTCGCGCCCGGACTGCGGCCCAG GAGCCCGCGCGCGCTTCCTCGACCCCGACCGCTTCCTGTGGCTCGATCCGCGCCTGTGGCGCCCCGGGGACGCGGGGCGCGGCCTCTTCTCCGTGGACGCCGAGCGCGTGCCCTGCCGCCACGACGACGTCGTCTTCCCGGCCGACGCCTCCTTCCGCGTGGGCCTGGGCCCGGGCGCCGGCACCGTGCGCGTCCGCAGCGTCCAGGCGCTGGGCCAG ACGTTCGCGCGCGACGAGGACCTGACGGCTTTCCTGGCGTCCCGCGCGGGCCGCCTGCGCTTCCACGGGCCGGGCGCTCTAAGCGTGGACCCCGAGGCCTGCGCGGACCCGTCGGGCTGCGTCTGCGGCAACGCCGAG GCGCAGCCGTGGATCTGCGCCGCACTGCTCCAACCCCTGGGTGGCGGCTGCCCCCAGGCCGCCTGCCTGGAGCCCCTCCGGCCCGAAGGGCAGTGCTGCGACCTCTGCG GAGCTGTCGTGTCGCTGACCCACGGCCCTGCCTTTGACCTGCAGCAGTACCGGGCGCGGCTGCTGCACGCCTTCCTGGCTCTG CCCCAGTACCAGGGGCTGCAAGTGGCCGTGTCCAAGGTCCCGCGCCCGCCCGGGCTCCGCGAAGCCTCAGACGCGAAGGCGGACACGGAGATCCAGGTGGTGCTGGTAGAGGCCGGGCCCGAGACCGGCGGCGCGGGGCGCCTGGCCCGGGCCCTCCTGGCGGACATCGCGGAGCACG GCGAGGCCCTCGGAATCCTCTCGGCGACCGCTCGAGAGTCGGGCGCGCCTGTCTGGGGTGGCTCGGCGGCGGGGTTGAACGCGCCGGCGCGCGCGGGGCTGGCGGGCGGCTTGGCGGCCGCGGGGCTGCTGGTGCTAACGGCGCTGCTGGCGGGGGCGCTGCTGCTGCGCCGCGAGGGGAGGCTCAG GTGGAGGAGGCGCGACGAGGCGGCCCCCGCTCGGGCCGGGGCGCCGCTGGGCTTCCACAACCCGGTGTTCTACGCGGCGGACTCCGCGGAGGCG CTCCCGGCCCCGAAGTCGGACCAAAGGAGCTCCAGCCGCAGCTACTTCCTTAATCCGCTGTTCGGCGAAGCGGAGGCCGAGGCCTGA